The following is a genomic window from Geoalkalibacter halelectricus.
CGACCGGGATCTCGAGGAAGTCCAAAAGCGTGAAATCCTGCACGAGCAGATGGCCGCCCTGGCCGACGGCGGCGTCGATCTGTTCATCCTCGAAACCTTCTCCTCCCTGGCCGATCTGCTGCTGGCCCTTGAGGTCGCGGCCGAGTTGGGCCTGCCGGCCAGCGCCCAACTGGCATTTCTCGAAGGTGGTCGCACCCGCGAAGGTGTGGCCGCGGCGCAGGCCGTGGGTGTGTTGGATGAAGCGGGCGCGGCGCTCATCGGCGCCAATTGCGGCGCCGGACCACGCGACCTGCTCGCCGTCCTGCGAGACATCGCGCCCCTCACCCGGCGCCCCCTGGCGGCCTACGCCAATTCGGGCTTCCCCCAGTACCGCGACGGCCGCTTCCTGTATCTGGCCACGCCGGACTATTTCGCTTCCATGGGCGAGGAGATGGTGCGCAGCGGGGCCGCCCTGATCGGCGGGTGTTGCGGCACGACCCCGGAACACATTCAAGCCCTGGCTAAACGGGTGGCCGATCTGGCTCCGACCACCCGGCCGAGCGCGCCCGCGCCGCCGCGCGTGGCGCCCGCGCCGCCGCCCGCGCAGCCGGAGACGGTCAATTTTCTCGGCGAGTGGGGCCGTCGCCCGATCATCACCGTCGAACTCGATCCCCCGCGTGGCCTAAACTGCGATAAGGTGCTGGCCGCCGCGGAGCGGTTGCGCGCCGCTGGTGTGGATGCCATCAGCCTGGCGGAAAATCCCCTGGCGCGCATCCGGTTGGGCAATCTCGCCCTGGCCTGGCGCATTCAGGAACGCACCGGTGTGCCGGTCATCGCGCACGTTACCTGCCGCGACCGCAACCTGATCGGTTTACATTCCGAGATGATGGGCGCGCACCTGCTGGGCATTCGCAACATCCTGGCGGTGACCGGCGATCCCGTATCCCTGGGCGGCGAAGCCGGAGCCTCCAGTGTCTTCGATCTCAATTCCATCGGCCTGCTGCAACTGCTCAGCGCCCTCAATGAGGGTCGCAACCTCTTGGGCAGCGACCTGGACGGCCGCAGTGAATTTCTCCTCGGCGCGGCCTTCAACCCCAATGTGCGCAACCTGGAGGGTCAAATCCGCCGCCTGGAAAAGAAAATCGCCGCCGGGGCGCGCTTTGTGCAAACCCAACCGGTCTATAGCGCGGCCGTGCTCGAGGATCTGCTGGCGCAAACCGCGCCCCTGAACATTCCGGTGCTGGTCGGCATCCTTCCCCTGGTGAGCGAGCGCAACGCGGAGTTTTTACACAATGAGGTTCCGGGTATAACCCTGCCCGATGAGGTGCGCATGCGCATGCGCGGCCTGGGCGGTGCGGAGGGAATTCGGGAGGGCCTGGCCATCGCCGGGGAACTGATCGCGGCGGGCCAAGGTCGGGTCGGCGGCTGGTACCTGATGCCGCCCTTCGGCAAGGTGGAGTTGGCGGTGGCGCTTATGGAGGAGATTCGCCGCAGGGCGGCGGGCTAAGACCCAGCATCCGGTCGAGTTCGCCCTTTTCATCAAGGTCGAAGAGATCACTGCAGCCGCCCACCAGGGAATCGTCGATGAAGATTTCCGGAACGGTGCGGCGCCCCGAGCGCTGGCGCATTTCCTGCTCCTTGCGCGGGTCGTCCGTGACGTCGTAT
Proteins encoded in this region:
- a CDS encoding bifunctional homocysteine S-methyltransferase/methylenetetrahydrofolate reductase; the protein is MPAFPPRSQRFLDLLAQRVLVGDGAMGTLLYQRGVALDANFEHLNLIRPHLVAQVHEDYAAAGARVLETNTFGANRLRLGAIGLEHKAAAINAAGARLARQVAGADRFVAGSVGPLPAARDSDRDLEEVQKREILHEQMAALADGGVDLFILETFSSLADLLLALEVAAELGLPASAQLAFLEGGRTREGVAAAQAVGVLDEAGAALIGANCGAGPRDLLAVLRDIAPLTRRPLAAYANSGFPQYRDGRFLYLATPDYFASMGEEMVRSGAALIGGCCGTTPEHIQALAKRVADLAPTTRPSAPAPPRVAPAPPPAQPETVNFLGEWGRRPIITVELDPPRGLNCDKVLAAAERLRAAGVDAISLAENPLARIRLGNLALAWRIQERTGVPVIAHVTCRDRNLIGLHSEMMGAHLLGIRNILAVTGDPVSLGGEAGASSVFDLNSIGLLQLLSALNEGRNLLGSDLDGRSEFLLGAAFNPNVRNLEGQIRRLEKKIAAGARFVQTQPVYSAAVLEDLLAQTAPLNIPVLVGILPLVSERNAEFLHNEVPGITLPDEVRMRMRGLGGAEGIREGLAIAGELIAAGQGRVGGWYLMPPFGKVELAVALMEEIRRRAAG
- the grxC gene encoding glutaredoxin 3, which translates into the protein MKRVEIYTKSYCPYCKRAKELLHIKGVEFIEYDVTDDPRKEQEMRQRSGRRTVPEIFIDDSLVGGCSDLFDLDEKGELDRMLGLSPPPCGESPP